The DNA window TGATGTTCGTCGACGGCAAGAAGTATCGATACAAGGGCACGATCCCGTTGACGATGAGCCCATGGGCCGTCGCCAACATCGGTGCGGTCTTCCTCGAGCTGGGTCAGATGGCCAAGTCGATTCCACTGGACGCGCCGTGGGACGCGGCCAAGGCGAAGAAGTGGGACCAGATCAGCTACGCGGAATGGCTGGACAAGAACACGGCCTCCAAACCCGCTCATGAATTGCTGGAACACGCCATCGCGGGGCTGTACACCTCGGCGGCCTCAGAGGTGTCAATGTTGTTCGTGCTCTTCCAAATTGCGTCGGCCAGCGGGCCGAGCTTCCTGCTGGGAGTCAAGGACGGGGCCGAAGACGCCCGGCCCGTCGGCGGCATGGGCGCGGTTCACAAGGCGGTTGCCGCCGAGCTCGGCGACGCGATCCACCTCAATCAGCCGGTCCGTAGCATTACGCAGGACGACGACGGTGTCACGGTCCGATCCGAGGACATGGTGGTGCGCGCGCGTCGAGTTGCCGTGGCAGTGCCGATCTCCATCGCCAGCCAAATCATCTACGAGCCAATGCTTCCCGTCGATCGATCGTTTCTGCACCAGCGGATGCCGCTGGGCGCGGTCTTCAAGATCGCGTTGGTATATGACGAGCCGTGGTGGCGCGCCGATGGCCTGTCGGGCCAGTCGTTCGGGGCCAAGGGGGCGGTGAGTCTGACGATCGACTCCTGCACCGACACCGCAAGTCCCGGGATGCTGACGGTCATCACCGAGGGGCCAGAGGCACGCAAGCTGTGCCAGCTCACCGACGAGGAACGCAAGAAGGCGGTGATCGACGGGGTCGTCGAACGGTTCGGCGAGAAAGCACGGTCACCCATCGACTACGTCGAGCAGAACTGGTCGGTCGAGCGCTATTCGGGCGGCGGGATGATCGCCCACGCACCACCCGGTGTGCTCACCGAGTTCGGGCCGTCCCTCCGCGAGCCCTGCGGCCGCATCCATTGGGCGGGAACCGAAACCTCACCTGTCATGTACGGGTTCATCGACGGAGCGGTCCGGTCCGGCGAGCGCGCGGCAGCCGAGGTGATGGAACACGACACAGCGAAGGCGGCCGTCTGACCTGGGCTGACGTGGATCCAAGAATGTGGCAAGGATTCAGCAAGGGCGGCGCGCGACTCTATGGGTGTCAAAGCGACCACACACTCAAGGAGCCATCCACATGAACCGCCTCCGCACCCTCATCGTCACCGCCGCCGGCACCGCCGTCATGGCCGCAGGCCTCGGAGCCTTCGCGGTGGGCGCTGCAGGGGCCGCCAACGCCGACGTGTGCTGGGACCTCTCCTACGACGGAACCACCGACTACTACTACTGCTGACGCACTGCCTTTCGGCCGCGTACGCGAACCTTGCGTGGGCGGCCGTTTGGGTCTCGGGACAATATGCGGTGGTGCCAGCCTAATGGGATTTGATCGGCGCGTCGTTGGCGAACTTTCGAGGGTGTTGGCGAGACGCTGATTGGGTGAGCCGCTGGCCGGTGAGCACTTTGCCAACCTGGAACGGTCGTTGATTCCTACTGTAGAGATCGCGCCCCGGCCAGTTGGTGGCCACCTGTAGTGCTACTGGGATGTCGTGCCGATTTGAGCACTTATCCATTAGGTCGCAACTGGGTGCCTCAGGCTCGACAGGGTGGCTGTGCCACCACAGATCGAGGAGGAAGGGTGAGGTGATGTTGTTTGTCGGCGATGACTGGGCCCAAGACCATCACGACGTGTACTTGATGGATGAGGAGGGCGCTCGGTTCGCGGCTCGGCGACTCCCCGAAGGGTTGACCGGTATCGGGCGGCTGCACGAGATGATCGCTGCCCATGGCGAAGATCCCGGCGAGGTGATCGTGGGGATCGAGAAAGACCACGGTCTGTGGGTGGGCGCGTTGGCCGCCAGCGGCTATCAGGTGTATGCGATCAATCCGATGGCGGTCGCGCGTTACCGTGATCGACACAGCGTCTCGGGGGCGAAATCCGATGGCGCCGATGCGAAATTGTTGGCCGACCTGGTACGCACCGATCGGCACAACCATCGCCTTCTGGTCGGAGACAGCGATCAGGCCGAGTCGATCAAGGTGTTGGCGCGGGCACATCAGAATCTGATCTGGACTCGAGCACGTCAGATCAGCATGTTGCGTGCGGGGTTGTTGGAGTATTACCCGGCGGCGTTGCAGGCGTTCCCCAATCTCGGCGACCGTGATCGCGACCGCGATGCTCTGGCGGTGTTGGGCCGTGCCCCCACGCCGGGTCAGGGTGCCCGGCTAAGCCTGAGCAAGATCGCCGCAGCGCTCAAAGCGGGTGGGCGCCAACGCGGTATCGATGAACGCGCCCGTGAGACCCAGGCCCTGCTGCGCGGCCAGCAGCTGCACGCACCTGCAGCCGTGACGGCAGCCTACGGGGCCGCCACCAGCGCCTCGGTGAACATCGTGGTCGAGCTGACCAATCAGATCAGCGCGGTGGAAACCGAACTGGCTGAGCATTTTAGGACGCACCCGGACGCCGACATCTACCTCTCCCTGCCAGGACTCGGTGTCATCCTCGGCGCCCGGGTGCTCGGTGAGTTCGGGGACGACCCGAACCGATTCACCGACGCTAAGTGTCGCAAAAACTACGCCGGAACCTCACCGGTAACCGTGGCTTCTGGCCGAAAACGTGCCGTCCTGGCCCGACACGTGCGTAACCGACGGCTCTACGACGCGCTCGACCGCTGGGCCTTCGCCACCCTCAAATGCAGCCCCGGTGCCCGCGCCTTCTACGACCACCACCGCGCCGCCGGCGACACCCACCACAAAGCACTGCGCGCTCTGGCCAACCGACTCGTCGGAATCCTGCACGGTTGCCTACGCCACCACACGCCCTATAACGAAGACACCGCCTGGGCACACCGCCTGCCCGCCGCCGCTTGACAACTAAAAAGCTGGGATGTCTCTGAGCGACATTGTCGCTGCGATCGTGCGTTCAAACTGACGAGCAATGACCGTGTCGCGTCGCGATGAGTTTTGCCCTCCGGTGCAGTCTGATCTGCGTGGGCAAACTCATCTATGGCTTCAACGTGTCGGTGGACGGGTACATCGCCGACGCACAAGGCAGTATCGACTGGTCCGATCCGAGCGACGAACTGCACCAGTACTGGAACGACTTCGAGCGGGAGACCGCGCTGACGTTCTACGGGCGGCGGCTCTATGACCTGATGTCCGCCTACTGGCCGACCGCCGACGAGACTCCGGAGGCCACTGCACTGATCGTCGACTTCGCGCACATCTGGCGCGACATGTCCAAGGTCGTGTTCTCGCGCACCCTGGAGTCCGTCGACTGGAACTCCCGCCTGGAACGCGGCGACCCGGTCGAGGTCGTGACGAAGCTGAAAGCCGAAACCGACGGCCAGCTGGAGGTAGCCGGTGCGACGCTGGCCGCACCGATCGTGCAGGCCGGGCTGGTCGATGAGTACCGGATCGTGATCGCGCCCACCGCCGTGGGCGGCGGCACACCGTTCTTCCCGACGCTGCCGTCATGGATCTCGCTGCGACTGTTGGAGAACCGCACCTTCCCGGGCGGCACGGTCCTACTGCGCTATGAGGCGAAACACGACTGACGTCAGGTTAGATCGAAGCGTCCGGCACGCAATCGCTCGGCCGCACGGTTATCCACCAACTCCATCCGGTCCTCGGGATGTTTCCAGTAGTGCCGCACCATCCAATACAGCGACCCGCCCTTGGGCACATAAAAGTCCAAGCCGAGGATGGCTTCCTCGGTCCCATCCTTCAAGTGCAAGATCGCGGCTCGGCGGAAGTCTTTTTCACCCGAGCTGTCAGACACGCTGACGACGTCGTCCCACTCGACCGCCCTCGTCTTCAACGCGTTCGCGCTCTCGATCATCGCCGGAGTCAGTTTCACGTAACCAACGCCGCCACGGCGCACGCCGGCGAGCAGCGCGCGGACAGCGATCACTACCAAAGCCGCGAACGCCGCGGCCATGTACGTCAGCTGCATCCCCCGCGGCATCGGAAGGTCAAACTCGCCGCGCCACAACAAGATCGCACCCAAAACTCCGCCCGGGGCTGTCAACGCGAATGCGACGTAGCCGAGCACCTGAAACAGCTTATCGGGCCACAACGTGAATCCCGTTGCATCGCTGGTGGTTCGGACTCGCACCCGCCCATTCACAGCGAGTGCGACTGCGACGGCCATCAAGATGGGTGCAGCGGCGACGCTCATGACCACGTATGCGGTTAGGTAGCTACCTCGGATTGCGGCCATCACTCCGCTGAATATCCAGTAGGCCATCCCGGCGAAGCAGGCCGCACCGATCAGCGCCAGGTGGCGCCGCCCGCGTCGCCAATTCGGAGGTTGCGGTAACTCTAGTAAGGACACGCGACCTCGCCGATGAACTCGCCCGTCTGGGTACCGACGTAACCAACTGCGGATCCGAAGGCGATAGCCAGAATTGGGACAGCCCCTACCGCCCAAGGACCAGTCGCCGCACCGGCTGCAGCACCGAGTTCCGCCCCTGCCCACCCGCCACCGGCGCCGCCGATCCCGGACAGCAACTCAATGCACCGCTGCTTACCCGAGTCTGCCATCGCCATATCGAACACCGTCGTCGCGACCTCGAGAGCGGGCCCGCCGAATTTCGCTGCCTTGCCGACATTTTCGACGGACTCCGCAGTGAGCATCGGCAAGGAGCCACCGTGCACGATGTGCTTCTCCAAGGCGGAGATCCCGGAGCCGGTCACGAGTGAAAGGTTGTCGATCAGCTCGACCGGTACCTGGGTACTACGTCCGCCGACCGGGGTAAATCCAGCGGTCCGATAACCGGTCGGGTCCATCGATATCGTCAAGTTCGAGAGGTCGGAGTAGGTGATCGAGGTGTAGTCGCAGTCGTTGTACATGTCGTGCCATGAACTCGTTCGCGCCACGAAATTGCCGTCCTTGTCGAACTCCTCCATTTCGTAGAAGTTCTCCTTGCTCGCCCATTCGAAGGGATCCATGGCCGTGGTGACGGCCTTGCTCCCGTCCTGTTTGATCACCGTCGTCACCTCCTCGCCGTAGTCGTTCGTGGATTCGATGACTTCACGGACGTTCTGTTGCTGATCGCCATTGCGGATCGACTCCTGCGCCATCATGCCGGGCAGTTCTCTCGGGTTGGGCACCTCGTCCTGCGGTCGAGTCCCCCCGGGTATTGCGAACGGACCGTTCAGCTTCCCCGGTTCGGCATATCCGAACTGGCTTCCGGCGGCGGCCACCGCGTCCGCCGTTTCGTCGTCCGCGTCGCCCACGGCGGTGAGCATCTCATTGATCGTCGCCTGTTCGGCCCGCGCTAGCTCCTGCACTTCGGCCATTTCCTTCGCCGACATACGTACGGGATCGACGAGCACGACCCACTGATCGGTGACGTTCAACGGGCCGGCGTCGAGTTCGTCGGCCTTGCTGAGCAGCGCGGCGCGCGCCCTGCCGATCGTTTCGCTCCCGTTGTTCAGCGCCGCCGCCACCGCGTTCGCGTATTCGGAGAGCTTCGCGGCGACGACGTCCGCCCGGCCGAACATGGCCTCGGCAGCGTCGTGTGAGCGGCCCGACCACACCTTGGTTTCCGGCATGCGGCCACATGCGTCGTTGATGCCCTGCACCGCCGCGGCCACCGACTCGGCGCGGGCGGTGATCGACGCGGCCGCCATCGCCAGCGACTCCGGGTTCCAGCTCCGCAAGGTGGGGCGCGACGGCAGCATCGGTCAGAACAACCCGTCGAAACTGCCGGCCAACGCGTCGTCGGCGACCTCGAACGTGTCGGCCGCGCCGCGGACGGCCTGCCCCATCTTCGCGACATTCTCGGCCAGCCCGTCGGCCATCGAGGCGAGATGTTCGCCCACCGAGTGCGCCGCCCACTGCGTCGTCGACGCGGGCAGTCCATCGCCTGCCGATGACACTGTCGCACCCAGGTCAGCAGCAGTGATGGCTGCGCTCGCGGTGTCGACATGTCCGGAAAACGCCCGCAGGATCTCAGGGTCGACGAGCACTTTTGGCCTCCCGTTCCGATCGCCGTTGCAACGATTCTCTCCCACGCGTGGAGGGGGTACTTGCACAGATTTGGCCGATGCCGCGGCCTTAGAATCGTCGGATGATCGCCACGGTGGCACGCCTCTGCCTTGCCGTCGGCGCTTCGGTGGTCATGCTCGCGACGGCGTGTTCTAGTGCCGAGGAGATACCGCCGACCGTCAGCCCGTCGACACCCCCACCGGTCGCTGCTCCCCGATCGACGCCCGCGCCCATCGCGGCACCGACTCCTGACGTGCCGGGCGTCTCGACGTTGATCAACGACGCGATCGCGGCACGCCAATTGCCGGGCGCCGTCGTGGTGGTCGGACACGGCGGCGACATCGTCTTCCACCGGGCGTTTGGCGAGCGCAAGCTTGCCGGTGAGCCTGGGTTGGACGGATCCCCGGCGCCCGCCGAGCCGATGACCGAGGACACCATCTTCGACGTGGCGTCGTTGACCAAGCCGCTCGCGACGGCGACGGCCGTCATGCAGCTGTACGAACAGGGCAAGGTCCGGCTCGACGATCCTGTGCAGCAGTATCTGCCGGACTTCAACGCGGGCAACGATCCTCAGCGCGCTGCGGTGACGGTACGCATGCTGTTGACCCACACCTCAGGGGAACCGGGAGACGTCAACCTCGGCGATCCATGGGGCCTCAAGGCGCCGGACAGGGCGGAGGGCTTCCACCGTACGTTGACGACGCCGCTGGTGTCAGCTCCGGGCAGTGGGTTTCGCTACTCCGACATCAACTTCATTCTGCTTGGCGGGTTGGTGGAGAAGGTCACCGGCGAGACAGAAGATGACTATGTGCAGCACAACGTCTTTGCACCGCTGGGCATGGGCGACACCCGCTTTCTACCGGTAGCGAAAGTATGTGGCCCGCACACGATGAGAGGCGCGGCGATTGGCTGGGCTCCTGGACAAGTGCCAGCCGAATGTCCAGCGGGGACTTGGGATATCGGCCTGCTGCCGCGCATCGCGCCGACAGCACGTGACGAGGAAAACCGAGGTGATCCGAGCAGGAACCCAGACCTCGACTATCTGCTGCGCGGCACGGTGCAGGACACGACGGCGCGGCGGATGGGCGGAGTGGCCGGGCACGCCGGCGTGTTCTCGACGGCGCGCGATGTCGGCGTCTTCGCGCAATCGCTGCTGGATCGGCTTGCGGGACGGCCGAGCGAATTCCCGTTGAAGCAAGAAACTTTGGCGTTGATGACGGCTCCTGCGCAGCCCGGACATACGGCAAACCAGATCGATGCGGCCAACGAAGCGTTAGCTGCCGGCGCGGACCGTCATCCAGCGATCGCGGGCCAAAGTCTGCGCGGCCTCGGTTGGGACATCGATTCGCCGTTCTCCCAAGCTCGAGGCACGGTCTTCCCGGTCGGCAGCTTCGGACATACCGGCTTCACCGGGACGACGCTGTGGCTGGATCCGGGCTCGGACACCTACGTGATCCTGCTGACCAACTCGATCCACACGCGGGGCAGTCCACCGATCGCGCACCTGTCGGGTGAGGTAGCGACGGCCGTCGCACAGGCTCTGAACCTGCAGTGACTCTTGCGCCCGTCAAGGACGGCGCGGCGGCCGATTGGCTCGATCCCGGGCTGGGAATCCGACAAGCTGAACCTCCGCCACATGTCGGCTGTGGATAACTTCCGACCCAACCACAGCGGGCACGGTTTACTTGGAAGCGATGGTTGCCGACTACCCGCCCATAGAACGCGAGATCGTCCTCACCGAGGAGTTCCGCCATGCGTTGACGCTGCTTGCCGACGGCAGGCACATGTTCCTCACGGGCAAGGCCGGTACCGGCAAGTCGACGCTGATCCGCCACTTCATGGCGAACACCGACCGCAATGTCGTGGTCGTCGCGCCGACCGGTATCGCCGCGCTCAACGTCGACGGCTACACCATTCACCGACTGTTCGGGTTCCGCACCACGACGACGCTGACCGACATCAACGGGGGGCAGTACCGGCCGGGCCGATTCACCAAGACACTCTCGTCGCTGCAGACCCTGATCATCGACGAGGCGTCCATGGTCCGAGCCGACATGTTCGACATGGTCGCCGGCGCGTTGGAGCGATTCGGACCCGCACCCGGTACGCGCTTCGGCGGCGTGCAGATCGTGCTGGTCGGGGACCTCTACCAGCTGCCACCGGTCATCACCGGCGGCGAGGAAGCCTACTTTTCGACGGTCTACCAGACGCCGTACTTCTTCTCCGCCCGCAAATTCGAGCGCGACGACTTCCCCACCGTGTCGCTGACCACGGTCTTCCGCCAGCTCGGCGACGATCGGATGACCGCGATACTCAACGAGATTCGCGAAGGTGTATTGCTCGGACACGCTCAGGAACTGCTCAACGCCCGCGCCGATGCCGAGTTCGTGCCACCAGACGGCCAGTTCTGGTTGACGCTGGCGCCGACGAACCGGCTGGTGACTGCGCGCAACCGTCAACATCTCGAGCGGCTGCCAGGTGACGAGATGGTGCACCGGGCAACCGAATCCGGTGATTTATCGCTTTTCGACAAGCCGATCGAGGATGAACTGCGGTTCAAGGTCGGCGCTCAGGTGATGATGCTCAACAACGATCAGGGCGACCGGTGGGTCAACGGCTCCATCGGGCGCGTGGTCGGCGTGGACTACGACCGCTACGGCGCCGTCGTCGACGTGGAATTCTCCGACGGATCATGTGCCGACGTCACGCCGTTCACGTGGGAGGCCACCCGCCCGGTGGTCGACGGCGGCTCGCTTCGGCGCGAGGTGATCGGCACGTTCACCCAGCTGCCGTTCAAGCTTGCCTGGGCGATCACGATCCACAAGAGCCAAGGGCAGACGCTGGACCGTCTGGTCGTCGACCTCACCGGCGGCATGTTCTCGACGGGCCAGCTGTATGTCGCGTTGAGCCGGTGCACGTCGTTGGCCGGCCTGGTGCTGAAACGTCCTGTGCTGCCGAAGGACCTGAAGACGGACCGTCGCATCGCCAGGTTTCTGCGCGACTCGGCCGGCGATGCGGGGACGCGTCGTTACTGTGCGATCGGCATGCTGACCGTCGGCGACGAGGGTCGCATGTCGCGGCCGCGGCCGGTGGAGTTGGCGGTGGCCTTCGATGACGGGACAGCGGTTTCGACGCTTATCAATCCGCAGCGCGATCTCGCGGATGCACGGAATGCGTTCGGTATCAGCGTGTCCGATGTCCTGCTGGCGCCGACGCTTCGGGAAGCCTGGGCGGTGATTGCGCCGATGCTGGCAGGGTGCACACCCGTCGGTGTCGGGGTGGACGAGACGCTGGGACTGATCGACTTTGAGCTCAAACGGCTGGGACACGTCGCGGTGATGCCGATGGGTGTCGAACTCGGAAGGGTGCCGGTGACGGGCCGCACGGCGTTGGAACTGGCCCAGTCGGCGCTCAAGGCGCACGCATCGGCCGAGGTCGATGCGGGGTCGTCGCCATTCGAGGAACCTGAGCTGGTGGAATTGGTTTCGGGTCTGCTGGTCAGTCGGGATCACTCCGTGCGCACACCGTCGGCCGATCACCTGCCGGCGTTGTCGGCATTGCTGCGGGTGAGCCGCGACGTGGGCGCCGTGATGATGGGCGGGCTGGCGACCGTGGATCTCGACAAGAGTGAGGAGTCGACGTGGGACGCTGCGGCCCGGCAGTCAGTGGCCGACCAACTGCGGGCTGCGGCGTCACGGACGCTGCTGCCGGCCGAGGTGGTGGCGCGGCTGCACGAAGCGTCGACACTACTCGGAGTCGATGTGGTGACCGGAGCAGCGACGGTGGCGCGTGACGACATCGGCGCGGCTATGGCTCCGGGCGCCCGGATCTGCTTTACCGGAACAGCTTTGGATGGCATCGGACGAATCGTAGAGCGCGACGAAATGGAGCGGTTGGCGATGTCGGCTGGATTGACGCCCGTGCGGTCGGTGACGAAGACACGGTGCGAGGTGCTGATCACCGCCGAGGCCGGCACGCAGTCGGGCAAAGCGCGCAAGGCGCACGAGTACGGCAAAGCGGTGTTCACCGCCGAGGAATTCTTCACGTGGCTGGCCGACCGTGACTAGGCCCCTGCACGCCCCGGCGAACGCGGCATAGGGTGGTCGCCGTGGCAGACGCATTCGATCCGATGCCGACCCTGGCCCGGATTCTGGCCGAAAACGGTCCACTGGACGAAGTGGACATCGTGCGACGGCTGCAAGACAGCGGCATCGCAGATGCTGAAGGCGTCGTCGACGAGCTACTCGATGAATTGGTCAGCCCAGTACGGAAAATGGCCGACGAACGGTGGTTGTGGCTCCCGGCAGCGGTGGAAGGGAGGGTTTTCACCCATCGCGTCAGCGCCGACGAGGTAACCCACGACTTCCTCACCGTGAACCCGAACCTCAACCCGATCACCGCACTTTGCGATTACGAGGGATACCGGCAATTCGCCGACGGGCAAGACGCAAATGTCGCACTACCCGGTTACGACGACGAGCTGATCGAGGAGCGGGACATCCCTCGCGGCGTGATCGAAGAGGGCGGGGCGCTGCTACTGCAGTCGGGCACGCTGGAAAAGTTGGGCGTAAGCGAAGGCGGTCTGGTCGGGATATGGCTTACTCCAGAGGGACTGGTGGTCGATCGGGTCACCGCGCTCGCGCAAGCATCGACCGAAGGCGCCCGGCTCAAGTCAATGGTCGACAACGCCGGTGAGCCGGTATTTCTCGACCTGGCGATATTCACAGTGTGCGTCGAGGATCCGACGGCATTCACCGAGCCGCTGCCGCCGCTGACCGAGATTGTCGACGGGTGCGGCATTGCCCGCGACATGAACTCGCTCGCACCGGCCGGATTCGATTTCGACGCTTGGCGTTTCGAACTCAACAGCTCGAGGCTCGCCCAGCAGTATGACCTCGACCCCGACGACGCAGCCGCGCTGTACGCGCTGACGCAGATGTTCGACCAGATGTGGATGGCCCTTGACGGGGCTTCCGACGAGCTGCCGGCGCCCGAGATGGTCGTCGAGGCACCCGAGCCCCCGCCGCTCGCCGATCTGATGGGCAGCGTCGGGGGCGTACTCGCCGACCCACTGCTGGCGGCACTGTTCGCGGACAACACGGCCGGCACCGAGGCCCGCGGTGCGGCGACGCTGGGCCTGTTCGCCGAGACGTTGGAGCCCAAGGTCCCGCGCACGGCCCGGGTGGCGTGTCGGTGGCTGCGAGCGACGGCGCTGGAGCGGCTCGGCGACATCGAAGACGCCGAGCGCGAACTGCTGGCGGCCGAGTCGATGGATCCCGACTGGCCCCTGCCGCTGTTGGATCTGGCACGCTTCGCATCCGATCGCGGTGACGTGGAGCGCGGGGTGTCGCTGCTGCACCGTGCCGGCGTCGCACCCGATGACGAGCTGTTGGTATTGCTGGAGCAGCACCGACCCGGACCGCGTGCCGACATGGGCCGAAATGACCCGTGCTGGTGTGGATCCGGACGAAAATACAAGAAGTGCCATCTCGGCCGTGAACAGTTGCCGTTGGCCGACAGGGTGAAGTGGCTGTACGCGAAGGCCGCCCATCACGTGTCGAGGACCGGCTGGGAAGAGCTGCTTTTCGAGGTCGCCTACGAACTCGGCCGACACTCCGACAACGATCCGCGCGAGGCGGTGGAAGCGGCGATGTCCTATCCGTTGGTGATGGACGCGGTGTTGTTCGAGGGCGGCGCGTTGGCGGACTTCCTCGACGTGCGCGGATCGCTGCTGCCCGACGACGAGCGGATGCTCGCCGAGCAGTGGCTGCTGTTGGACCGCTCGGTGTTCGAGATCGAGGACGTGCGACCCGGTCAGGGCGTCACCGTTCGCGACGTGCGCACCGGCGACACCCACGAGGTACGCGAGCGAGCGGGCAGCCGCGAGCTGAAGTCCGGACACCTGATCTGCGCGCGCGTCATCCCCGCCGGGGACACTTTGCAGTTCTCCGGCGCGCTGGAACCCGTTGCGCTGCACGAACGAGACGCGCTCATTGACCTGCTCGACACGGAACCCGACGCGGTGACGCTGGTGGCGCAGCTGAG is part of the Mycolicibacterium tusciae JS617 genome and encodes:
- a CDS encoding flavin monoamine oxidase family protein, which translates into the protein MDVDYCVVGAGFGGLTAALRLKQAGHSVALLEARARVGGRTWTETREDGSWIDRGGAWVGPGQDAIYALMNEFGVPSYKQHAEGDAMMFVDGKKYRYKGTIPLTMSPWAVANIGAVFLELGQMAKSIPLDAPWDAAKAKKWDQISYAEWLDKNTASKPAHELLEHAIAGLYTSAASEVSMLFVLFQIASASGPSFLLGVKDGAEDARPVGGMGAVHKAVAAELGDAIHLNQPVRSITQDDDGVTVRSEDMVVRARRVAVAVPISIASQIIYEPMLPVDRSFLHQRMPLGAVFKIALVYDEPWWRADGLSGQSFGAKGAVSLTIDSCTDTASPGMLTVITEGPEARKLCQLTDEERKKAVIDGVVERFGEKARSPIDYVEQNWSVERYSGGGMIAHAPPGVLTEFGPSLREPCGRIHWAGTETSPVMYGFIDGAVRSGERAAAEVMEHDTAKAAV
- a CDS encoding IS110 family transposase, with product MLFVGDDWAQDHHDVYLMDEEGARFAARRLPEGLTGIGRLHEMIAAHGEDPGEVIVGIEKDHGLWVGALAASGYQVYAINPMAVARYRDRHSVSGAKSDGADAKLLADLVRTDRHNHRLLVGDSDQAESIKVLARAHQNLIWTRARQISMLRAGLLEYYPAALQAFPNLGDRDRDRDALAVLGRAPTPGQGARLSLSKIAAALKAGGRQRGIDERARETQALLRGQQLHAPAAVTAAYGAATSASVNIVVELTNQISAVETELAEHFRTHPDADIYLSLPGLGVILGARVLGEFGDDPNRFTDAKCRKNYAGTSPVTVASGRKRAVLARHVRNRRLYDALDRWAFATLKCSPGARAFYDHHRAAGDTHHKALRALANRLVGILHGCLRHHTPYNEDTAWAHRLPAAA
- a CDS encoding dihydrofolate reductase family protein — its product is MGKLIYGFNVSVDGYIADAQGSIDWSDPSDELHQYWNDFERETALTFYGRRLYDLMSAYWPTADETPEATALIVDFAHIWRDMSKVVFSRTLESVDWNSRLERGDPVEVVTKLKAETDGQLEVAGATLAAPIVQAGLVDEYRIVIAPTAVGGGTPFFPTLPSWISLRLLENRTFPGGTVLLRYEAKHD
- a CDS encoding type VII secretion target, producing MLVDPEILRAFSGHVDTASAAITAADLGATVSSAGDGLPASTTQWAAHSVGEHLASMADGLAENVAKMGQAVRGAADTFEVADDALAGSFDGLF
- a CDS encoding serine hydrolase domain-containing protein → MIATVARLCLAVGASVVMLATACSSAEEIPPTVSPSTPPPVAAPRSTPAPIAAPTPDVPGVSTLINDAIAARQLPGAVVVVGHGGDIVFHRAFGERKLAGEPGLDGSPAPAEPMTEDTIFDVASLTKPLATATAVMQLYEQGKVRLDDPVQQYLPDFNAGNDPQRAAVTVRMLLTHTSGEPGDVNLGDPWGLKAPDRAEGFHRTLTTPLVSAPGSGFRYSDINFILLGGLVEKVTGETEDDYVQHNVFAPLGMGDTRFLPVAKVCGPHTMRGAAIGWAPGQVPAECPAGTWDIGLLPRIAPTARDEENRGDPSRNPDLDYLLRGTVQDTTARRMGGVAGHAGVFSTARDVGVFAQSLLDRLAGRPSEFPLKQETLALMTAPAQPGHTANQIDAANEALAAGADRHPAIAGQSLRGLGWDIDSPFSQARGTVFPVGSFGHTGFTGTTLWLDPGSDTYVILLTNSIHTRGSPPIAHLSGEVATAVAQALNLQ
- a CDS encoding AAA family ATPase — its product is MVADYPPIEREIVLTEEFRHALTLLADGRHMFLTGKAGTGKSTLIRHFMANTDRNVVVVAPTGIAALNVDGYTIHRLFGFRTTTTLTDINGGQYRPGRFTKTLSSLQTLIIDEASMVRADMFDMVAGALERFGPAPGTRFGGVQIVLVGDLYQLPPVITGGEEAYFSTVYQTPYFFSARKFERDDFPTVSLTTVFRQLGDDRMTAILNEIREGVLLGHAQELLNARADAEFVPPDGQFWLTLAPTNRLVTARNRQHLERLPGDEMVHRATESGDLSLFDKPIEDELRFKVGAQVMMLNNDQGDRWVNGSIGRVVGVDYDRYGAVVDVEFSDGSCADVTPFTWEATRPVVDGGSLRREVIGTFTQLPFKLAWAITIHKSQGQTLDRLVVDLTGGMFSTGQLYVALSRCTSLAGLVLKRPVLPKDLKTDRRIARFLRDSAGDAGTRRYCAIGMLTVGDEGRMSRPRPVELAVAFDDGTAVSTLINPQRDLADARNAFGISVSDVLLAPTLREAWAVIAPMLAGCTPVGVGVDETLGLIDFELKRLGHVAVMPMGVELGRVPVTGRTALELAQSALKAHASAEVDAGSSPFEEPELVELVSGLLVSRDHSVRTPSADHLPALSALLRVSRDVGAVMMGGLATVDLDKSEESTWDAAARQSVADQLRAAASRTLLPAEVVARLHEASTLLGVDVVTGAATVARDDIGAAMAPGARICFTGTALDGIGRIVERDEMERLAMSAGLTPVRSVTKTRCEVLITAEAGTQSGKARKAHEYGKAVFTAEEFFTWLADRD
- a CDS encoding SEC-C metal-binding domain-containing protein — its product is MPTLARILAENGPLDEVDIVRRLQDSGIADAEGVVDELLDELVSPVRKMADERWLWLPAAVEGRVFTHRVSADEVTHDFLTVNPNLNPITALCDYEGYRQFADGQDANVALPGYDDELIEERDIPRGVIEEGGALLLQSGTLEKLGVSEGGLVGIWLTPEGLVVDRVTALAQASTEGARLKSMVDNAGEPVFLDLAIFTVCVEDPTAFTEPLPPLTEIVDGCGIARDMNSLAPAGFDFDAWRFELNSSRLAQQYDLDPDDAAALYALTQMFDQMWMALDGASDELPAPEMVVEAPEPPPLADLMGSVGGVLADPLLAALFADNTAGTEARGAATLGLFAETLEPKVPRTARVACRWLRATALERLGDIEDAERELLAAESMDPDWPLPLLDLARFASDRGDVERGVSLLHRAGVAPDDELLVLLEQHRPGPRADMGRNDPCWCGSGRKYKKCHLGREQLPLADRVKWLYAKAAHHVSRTGWEELLFEVAYELGRHSDNDPREAVEAAMSYPLVMDAVLFEGGALADFLDVRGSLLPDDERMLAEQWLLLDRSVFEIEDVRPGQGVTVRDVRTGDTHEVRERAGSRELKSGHLICARVIPAGDTLQFSGALEPVALHERDALIDLLDTEPDAVTLVAQLSRRFAPPMLTNTEGDPTAMCEALVRVGPGIEAALDDSYDRVDDSSQWLEHVVTHGMPRIRATLRLDGDTLRVQTNSEKRMDRVLATLARLHPAMDVLEDTREPVPTAREAAALAKRMPHAGEGALDPADPQVAAALDEFIREYETKWLDEPIPALDGHTPRQAADDPTRRGDLIKLLDTFPAGEAARGGMDADRLRDALDL